Proteins encoded by one window of Juglans regia cultivar Chandler chromosome 15, Walnut 2.0, whole genome shotgun sequence:
- the LOC109012233 gene encoding uncharacterized protein LOC109012233: MVTEEMNQMLMKDFEFSEVQDAILNMNPMSSLGPDGFSVGFFQQHGGVIGKEFCEAVITTLNTNNWDSSFNETFIVLIPKVKNPSEVIEFRPISLCNVMYKVKAKAIANKLKNILPSIISTTQTAFMLERMIADSIIVAYEVVHSMQSKMKGPKGGIWLLRWT, translated from the coding sequence ATGGTCACAGAGGAGATGAACCAAATGCTAAtgaaagattttgaattttctgaGGTTCAAGATGCAATTCTTAATATGAATCCTATGAGTTCCCtaggtcctgatgggttttcaGTTGGATTTTTTCAACAACATGGGGGTGTAATAGGTAAGGAATTTTGTGAGGCAGTTATTACAACTCTTAATACAAACAATTGGGATAGCTCTTTTAATGAGACCTTCATAGTGTTAATCCCAAAGGTAAAAAATCCCTCTGAGGTTATTGAATTCAGGCCGATAAGTTtgtgtaatgtaatgtataaggTTAAGGCCAAAGCAATAGCAAACAAATTGAAGAACATTTTGCCAAGCATCATTTCGACAACTCAAACTGCATTTATGCTAGAAAGGATGATAGCAGACAGTATCATAGTGGCTTATGAAGTTGTTCATTCCATGCAGTCCAAAATGAAGGGTCCTAAAGGGGGTATATGGCTCTTAAGAtggacatga